One Diospyros lotus cultivar Yz01 chromosome 1, ASM1463336v1, whole genome shotgun sequence genomic window carries:
- the LOC127803630 gene encoding DNA repair protein REV1 isoform X6: MSFNSTRSANSGSRSKRSFNSLSSNPSSNGNNKKRKTTQKTLGVGWGSNSRSSSRSSFRNSPFSDFGSYMEVKNRKLQEQFNAEASSSSNSGSTSGKPIFQGVSIFVDGFTVPSSQELRGYMLKHGGRFENYFSRHHVTHIICSNLPDSKIKNLRSFSGGLPVVKPSWLMDSIAANKLLSWVPYQLDQIASEAHNQPKISVFFASESSLVSKDSETCVTGQIKPKLEDPSAKSGTIKETNLSESCGSMQHSEPTGREWDDSVGKNIARAVTQGPVCIERECSEGKSDKGSDVCTIGGNTGEIHDQASPSQPFVSVSSYITKRSTRPTVVEPSNWHRSTLHDPNFVENYFKSSRLHFIGTWRNRYRRRFPSFGYTSSSVNVSTRRTSIIHVDMDCFFVSVVIRKHSELQDKPVAICHSDNPRGTAEISSANYPARGYGVRAGMFLRDAKALCPHLVIFPYNFEAYEEVADQFYNILHKHCKRVQAVSCDEAFLDVTDAEVEDPQFLASVIRKEIFETTRCTASAGIAGNLLMARLATRAAKPDGQRYIPPEMVDDYLHELPIKELPGIGHVLEEKLMRRHIQTCGQLRRISKESLQKELGIKTGDMLWNYCRGIDNRLVGVIQESKSMGAEVNWGVRFNDLKDCHHFLMNLCKEVLLRLQGCAVQGRNFTLKIKKRRSDAEEPAKYMGCGDCENLSHSTTVPLATDDEDVIRRIMVQLFGSFHIDVKDIRGMGLQVSKLESTDTAKPGHERNSIRSWLTSASASTKEQHIIASLAKESANRDFGEQSIDVNQGWLSTDSTGPSVQIGTNLSNANVPLDQDSALPSIEDLDLGVVESLPPDLFAEINDMYGGKLNNMISKKKCQNVDVCNSLCSMLQGRVQVAINEVRESFGLDPDSANVISVEDKEDKYEVEKIHAEAVSGVEPSKAVISSSVPDKMDLMPSSLSQVDISVLQQLPEDLRVDVLGLLPAHRRPEGASFVALGATSKSESDKCPENQTGSINPILKKELWFGDPPEWVKKFKNSDCSVLRILADMYYKSGSTSCLSSILQRTLSDSKHFVNASSDAEEEAISCLCDLLQQYIELKIETDIEEVYVCFRLLRRFTMRSEFVFQSYSLIYPRLQVLIPFL; encoded by the exons ATGAGCTTCAACTCCACTCGCTCTGCCAATTCCGGTTCCAGATCGAAGCGAAGCTTCAATTCGCTCTCTTCAAACCCTTCGAGTAACGGCAAcaataagaagaggaagactACTCAGAAAACCCTAGGCGTGGGTTGGGGTTCCAATTCTCGTTCTTCCTCCCGCTCCTCCTTTCGCAATTCGCCTTTCTCCGATTTTGGCAG TTACATGGAGGTGAAGAATCGGAAATTACAGGAACAGTTTAATGCTGAAGCTTCGAGTTCTTCTAATTCTGGTTCAACTAGTGGGAAGCCTATTTTTCAAGGGGTTTCTATTTTTGTTGATGGATTTACTGTGCCATCTAGTCAG GAGCTGCGAGGGTATATGCTAAAGCATGGAGGACGATTTGAGAACTATTTTTCAAGGCATCATGTTACTCATATCATATGTAGTAACCTTCCAGACAGTAAAATCAAGAACCTGAG GTCCTTTAGTGGTGGATTACCAGTAGTGAAACCTTCATGGCTGATGGATTCTATTGCTGCAAATAAACTATTAAGCT GGGTTCCTTACCAATTGGACCAGATTGCTAGTGAAGCTCATAACCAACCAAAGATATCAGTTTTTTTTGCTTCAGAAAGCAGCCTAGTCTCCAAGGATTCTGAAACTTGTGTGACGGGTCAAATAAAACCTAAATTGGAGGATCCTTCTGCAAAATCTGGCACAATTAAGGAGACTAATTTATCTGAATCATGTGGATCCATGCAACACTCAGAACCAACAGGCAGGGAGTGGGATGACAGTGTGGGCAAGAATATTGCACGAGCAGTCACTCAGGGGCCGGTGTGCATTGAAAGAGAATGTAGTGAAGGGAAGTCTGATAAAGGAAGTGATGTTTGTACAATTGGTGGGAACACAGGAGAAATTCATGATCAAGCTAGCCCCTCTCAACCTTTTGTTTCAGTTAGCAGCTATATAACTAAAAGATCCACACGTCCAACAGTTGTTGAGCCTTCTAACTGGCATCGTTCAACTCTACACGACCccaattttgtagaaaattatttcaag AGCTCTAGGCTTCATTTCATTGGAACTTGGAGAAATCGGTATCGCAGACGTTTTCCCAGTTTTGGGTACACAAGTTCCAGCGTTAATGTTTCTACTCGAAGAACATCCATAATTCATGTGGACATG GACTGTTTTTTTGTCTCAGTGGTTATTAGAAAGCATTCGGAATTACAAGATAAGCCTGTTGCTATTTGCCATTCTGACAATCCGCGCGGAACAGCTGAAATTTCATCTGCAAACTACCCTGCTCGTGGTTACG GAGTACGGGCTGGAATGTTTCTTAGAGATGCCAAGGCTCTTTGTCCTCACCTTGTCATTTTTCCTTACAACTTTGAAGCATACGAGGAG GTGGCTGATCAGTTTTATAACATTCTACATAAGCATTGCAAAAGAGTGCAG GCTGTAAGCTGTGATGAAGCATTTTTGGATGTCACAGATGCTGAAGTTGAAGATCCTCAGTTTTTAGCATCAGTAATTAGAAAAGAGATCTTTGAAACTACAAGGTGCACTGCAAGTGCTGGAATTGCTGGTAATTTGCTTATGGCCCGCCTTGCCACTAGGGCTGCTAAACCAGATGGTCAACGCTACATCCCTCCTGAGATG GTGGATGATTACTTGCATGAACTTCCAATTAAGGAACTTCCAGGAATTGGGCATGTTTTAGAGGAGAAATTGATGAGGAGACATATTCAGACATGTGGCCAGTTGCGCAGGATTTCTAAG GAATCTCTTCAAAAGGAACTTGGGATAAAAACTGGTGATATGCTATGGAACTATTGTAGAGGGATTGATAATCGACTGGTTGGTGTAATCCAG GAAAGCAAGTCTATGGGTGCTGAAGTAAATTGGGGTGTGAGGTTTAATGATTTGAAAGAC TGTCATCATTTTCTCATGAACCTCTGCAAGGAGGTCTTGTTGCGCTTACAGGGATGTGCAGTACAAGGACGCAATTTTACCCTTAAG ATAAAGAAACGAAGAAGTGATGCTGAGGAGCCAGCGAAATATATGGGGTGTGGAGACTGTGAGAACTTGAGCCATTCCACAACG GTTCCTTTGGCTACTGATGATGAGGATGTGATCAGAAGAATAATGGTACAACTTTTTGGTTCCTTTCATATAG ATGTCAAGGATATCCGAGGCATGGGCTTGCAAGTTTCAAAACTTGAAAGTACGGATACTGCTAAGCCag GTCATGAAAGGAACTCTATTCGTTCTTGGCTCACTTCTGCCTCAGCAAGTACAAAAGAACAACATATAATTGCTTCTCTGGCCAAAGAGAGTGCCAATAGAG ATTTTGGGGAACAAAGTATTGATGTAAACCAAGGTTGGTTGTCCACTGATTCTACAGGACCTTCAGTTCAAATTGGGACTAATCTTTCAAATGCCAATGTGCCTTTAGATCAGGATTCAGCTCTACCGTCTATAGAAGATCTTGATCTGGGAGTAGTAGAAAGTCTGCCTCCAGATCTTTTTGCAGAAATTAATGATATGTATGGTGggaaattgaataatatgatttcaaaaaagaaatgcCAAAATGTTGACGTCTGCAATTCTCTATGTAGTATGTTGCAGGGAAGAGTACAAG ttGCAATAAATGAGGTTAGGGAATCCTTTGGCCTTGATCCGGACAGTGCCAATGTAATCTCAGTGGAGGATAAG GAAGACAAATATGAGGTTGAGAAAATTCATGCAGAGGCTGTTTCTGGAGTGGAACCTTCAAAGGCAGTCATTTCCAGTTCAGTTCCTGATAAAATGGATTTGATGCCTTCCTCTCTAAGCCAAGTAGATATTTCGGTGTTGCAACAACTTCCTGAAGACCTGAGAGTTGATGTACTGGGGTTGCTTCCTGCCCATAGGAGGCCAGAAGGTGCATCTTTTGTTGCTTTGGGTGCCACATCCAAATCTGAGTCAGATAAGTGTCCTGAGAATCAGACTGGGTCAATCAATCCTATTTTGAAGAAAGAACTTTGGTTTGGTGATCCACCAGAATGGGTTAAGAAGTTCAAGAATAGTGATTGCTCGGTGTTGAGAATTCTTGCAGACATGTATTACAAATCTGGATCAACTAGCTGCCTCTCTTCTATTTTGCAACGCACTCTTTCAGATTCTAAACATTTTGTGAATGCAAGTAGTGATGCAGAGGAGGAGGCTATTAGCTGCTTGTGCGATCTTCTCCAGCAATATATTGAACTAAAGATAGAAACAGATATTGAAGAGGTCTATGTTTGCTTTCGCCTTCTTAGAAG GTTTACTATGAGGTCAGAATTTGTCTTTCAAAGTTACAGTCTTATCTATCCTCGCCTGCAG
- the LOC127803630 gene encoding DNA repair protein REV1 isoform X2, which translates to MSFNSTRSANSGSRSKRSFNSLSSNPSSNGNNKKRKTTQKTLGVGWGSNSRSSSRSSFRNSPFSDFGSYMEVKNRKLQEQFNAEASSSSNSGSTSGKPIFQGVSIFVDGFTVPSSQELRGYMLKHGGRFENYFSRHHVTHIICSNLPDSKIKNLRSFSGGLPVVKPSWLMDSIAANKLLSWVPYQLDQIASEAHNQPKISVFFASESSLVSKDSETCVTGQIKPKLEDPSAKSGTIKETNLSESCGSMQHSEPTGREWDDSVGKNIARAVTQGPVCIERECSEGKSDKGSDVCTIGGNTGEIHDQASPSQPFVSVSSYITKRSTRPTVVEPSNWHRSTLHDPNFVENYFKSSRLHFIGTWRNRYRRRFPSFGYTSSSVNVSTRRTSIIHVDMDCFFVSVVIRKHSELQDKPVAICHSDNPRGTAEISSANYPARGYGVRAGMFLRDAKALCPHLVIFPYNFEAYEEVADQFYNILHKHCKRVQAVSCDEAFLDVTDAEVEDPQFLASVIRKEIFETTRCTASAGIAGNLLMARLATRAAKPDGQRYIPPEMVDDYLHELPIKELPGIGHVLEEKLMRRHIQTCGQLRRISKESLQKELGIKTGDMLWNYCRGIDNRLVGVIQESKSMGAEVNWGVRFNDLKDCHHFLMNLCKEVLLRLQGCAVQGRNFTLKIKKRRSDAEEPAKYMGCGDCENLSHSTTVPLATDDEDVIRRIMVQLFGSFHIDVKDIRGMGLQVSKLESTDTAKPGHERNSIRSWLTSASASTKEQHIIASLAKESANRDFGEQSIDVNQGWLSTDSTGPSVQIGTNLSNANVPLDQDSALPSIEDLDLGVVESLPPDLFAEINDMYGGKLNNMISKKKCQNVDVCNSLCSMLQGRVQVAINEVRESFGLDPDSANVISVEDKEDKYEVEKIHAEAVSGVEPSKAVISSSVPDKMDLMPSSLSQVDISVLQQLPEDLRVDVLGLLPAHRRPEGASFVALGATSKSESDKCPENQTGSINPILKKELWFGDPPEWVKKFKNSDCSVLRILADMYYKSGSTSCLSSILQRTLSDSKHFVNASSDAEEEAISCLCDLLQQYIELKIETDIEEVYVCFRLLRRFTMRSEFVFQSYSLIYPRLQAFVRENYGGTLLISDGKD; encoded by the exons ATGAGCTTCAACTCCACTCGCTCTGCCAATTCCGGTTCCAGATCGAAGCGAAGCTTCAATTCGCTCTCTTCAAACCCTTCGAGTAACGGCAAcaataagaagaggaagactACTCAGAAAACCCTAGGCGTGGGTTGGGGTTCCAATTCTCGTTCTTCCTCCCGCTCCTCCTTTCGCAATTCGCCTTTCTCCGATTTTGGCAG TTACATGGAGGTGAAGAATCGGAAATTACAGGAACAGTTTAATGCTGAAGCTTCGAGTTCTTCTAATTCTGGTTCAACTAGTGGGAAGCCTATTTTTCAAGGGGTTTCTATTTTTGTTGATGGATTTACTGTGCCATCTAGTCAG GAGCTGCGAGGGTATATGCTAAAGCATGGAGGACGATTTGAGAACTATTTTTCAAGGCATCATGTTACTCATATCATATGTAGTAACCTTCCAGACAGTAAAATCAAGAACCTGAG GTCCTTTAGTGGTGGATTACCAGTAGTGAAACCTTCATGGCTGATGGATTCTATTGCTGCAAATAAACTATTAAGCT GGGTTCCTTACCAATTGGACCAGATTGCTAGTGAAGCTCATAACCAACCAAAGATATCAGTTTTTTTTGCTTCAGAAAGCAGCCTAGTCTCCAAGGATTCTGAAACTTGTGTGACGGGTCAAATAAAACCTAAATTGGAGGATCCTTCTGCAAAATCTGGCACAATTAAGGAGACTAATTTATCTGAATCATGTGGATCCATGCAACACTCAGAACCAACAGGCAGGGAGTGGGATGACAGTGTGGGCAAGAATATTGCACGAGCAGTCACTCAGGGGCCGGTGTGCATTGAAAGAGAATGTAGTGAAGGGAAGTCTGATAAAGGAAGTGATGTTTGTACAATTGGTGGGAACACAGGAGAAATTCATGATCAAGCTAGCCCCTCTCAACCTTTTGTTTCAGTTAGCAGCTATATAACTAAAAGATCCACACGTCCAACAGTTGTTGAGCCTTCTAACTGGCATCGTTCAACTCTACACGACCccaattttgtagaaaattatttcaag AGCTCTAGGCTTCATTTCATTGGAACTTGGAGAAATCGGTATCGCAGACGTTTTCCCAGTTTTGGGTACACAAGTTCCAGCGTTAATGTTTCTACTCGAAGAACATCCATAATTCATGTGGACATG GACTGTTTTTTTGTCTCAGTGGTTATTAGAAAGCATTCGGAATTACAAGATAAGCCTGTTGCTATTTGCCATTCTGACAATCCGCGCGGAACAGCTGAAATTTCATCTGCAAACTACCCTGCTCGTGGTTACG GAGTACGGGCTGGAATGTTTCTTAGAGATGCCAAGGCTCTTTGTCCTCACCTTGTCATTTTTCCTTACAACTTTGAAGCATACGAGGAG GTGGCTGATCAGTTTTATAACATTCTACATAAGCATTGCAAAAGAGTGCAG GCTGTAAGCTGTGATGAAGCATTTTTGGATGTCACAGATGCTGAAGTTGAAGATCCTCAGTTTTTAGCATCAGTAATTAGAAAAGAGATCTTTGAAACTACAAGGTGCACTGCAAGTGCTGGAATTGCTGGTAATTTGCTTATGGCCCGCCTTGCCACTAGGGCTGCTAAACCAGATGGTCAACGCTACATCCCTCCTGAGATG GTGGATGATTACTTGCATGAACTTCCAATTAAGGAACTTCCAGGAATTGGGCATGTTTTAGAGGAGAAATTGATGAGGAGACATATTCAGACATGTGGCCAGTTGCGCAGGATTTCTAAG GAATCTCTTCAAAAGGAACTTGGGATAAAAACTGGTGATATGCTATGGAACTATTGTAGAGGGATTGATAATCGACTGGTTGGTGTAATCCAG GAAAGCAAGTCTATGGGTGCTGAAGTAAATTGGGGTGTGAGGTTTAATGATTTGAAAGAC TGTCATCATTTTCTCATGAACCTCTGCAAGGAGGTCTTGTTGCGCTTACAGGGATGTGCAGTACAAGGACGCAATTTTACCCTTAAG ATAAAGAAACGAAGAAGTGATGCTGAGGAGCCAGCGAAATATATGGGGTGTGGAGACTGTGAGAACTTGAGCCATTCCACAACG GTTCCTTTGGCTACTGATGATGAGGATGTGATCAGAAGAATAATGGTACAACTTTTTGGTTCCTTTCATATAG ATGTCAAGGATATCCGAGGCATGGGCTTGCAAGTTTCAAAACTTGAAAGTACGGATACTGCTAAGCCag GTCATGAAAGGAACTCTATTCGTTCTTGGCTCACTTCTGCCTCAGCAAGTACAAAAGAACAACATATAATTGCTTCTCTGGCCAAAGAGAGTGCCAATAGAG ATTTTGGGGAACAAAGTATTGATGTAAACCAAGGTTGGTTGTCCACTGATTCTACAGGACCTTCAGTTCAAATTGGGACTAATCTTTCAAATGCCAATGTGCCTTTAGATCAGGATTCAGCTCTACCGTCTATAGAAGATCTTGATCTGGGAGTAGTAGAAAGTCTGCCTCCAGATCTTTTTGCAGAAATTAATGATATGTATGGTGggaaattgaataatatgatttcaaaaaagaaatgcCAAAATGTTGACGTCTGCAATTCTCTATGTAGTATGTTGCAGGGAAGAGTACAAG ttGCAATAAATGAGGTTAGGGAATCCTTTGGCCTTGATCCGGACAGTGCCAATGTAATCTCAGTGGAGGATAAG GAAGACAAATATGAGGTTGAGAAAATTCATGCAGAGGCTGTTTCTGGAGTGGAACCTTCAAAGGCAGTCATTTCCAGTTCAGTTCCTGATAAAATGGATTTGATGCCTTCCTCTCTAAGCCAAGTAGATATTTCGGTGTTGCAACAACTTCCTGAAGACCTGAGAGTTGATGTACTGGGGTTGCTTCCTGCCCATAGGAGGCCAGAAGGTGCATCTTTTGTTGCTTTGGGTGCCACATCCAAATCTGAGTCAGATAAGTGTCCTGAGAATCAGACTGGGTCAATCAATCCTATTTTGAAGAAAGAACTTTGGTTTGGTGATCCACCAGAATGGGTTAAGAAGTTCAAGAATAGTGATTGCTCGGTGTTGAGAATTCTTGCAGACATGTATTACAAATCTGGATCAACTAGCTGCCTCTCTTCTATTTTGCAACGCACTCTTTCAGATTCTAAACATTTTGTGAATGCAAGTAGTGATGCAGAGGAGGAGGCTATTAGCTGCTTGTGCGATCTTCTCCAGCAATATATTGAACTAAAGATAGAAACAGATATTGAAGAGGTCTATGTTTGCTTTCGCCTTCTTAGAAG GTTTACTATGAGGTCAGAATTTGTCTTTCAAAGTTACAGTCTTATCTATCCTCGCCTGCAG
- the LOC127803630 gene encoding DNA repair protein REV1 isoform X8 encodes MTSGFSYMEVKNRKLQEQFNAEASSSSNSGSTSGKPIFQGVSIFVDGFTVPSSQELRGYMLKHGGRFENYFSRHHVTHIICSNLPDSKIKNLRSFSGGLPVVKPSWLMDSIAANKLLSWVPYQLDQIASEAHNQPKISVFFASESSLVSKDSETCVTGQIKPKLEDPSAKSGTIKETNLSESCGSMQHSEPTGREWDDSVGKNIARAVTQGPVCIERECSEGKSDKGSDVCTIGGNTGEIHDQASPSQPFVSVSSYITKRSTRPTVVEPSNWHRSTLHDPNFVENYFKSSRLHFIGTWRNRYRRRFPSFGYTSSSVNVSTRRTSIIHVDMDCFFVSVVIRKHSELQDKPVAICHSDNPRGTAEISSANYPARGYGVRAGMFLRDAKALCPHLVIFPYNFEAYEEVADQFYNILHKHCKRVQAVSCDEAFLDVTDAEVEDPQFLASVIRKEIFETTRCTASAGIAGNLLMARLATRAAKPDGQRYIPPEMVDDYLHELPIKELPGIGHVLEEKLMRRHIQTCGQLRRISKESLQKELGIKTGDMLWNYCRGIDNRLVGVIQESKSMGAEVNWGVRFNDLKDCHHFLMNLCKEVLLRLQGCAVQGRNFTLKIKKRRSDAEEPAKYMGCGDCENLSHSTTVPLATDDEDVIRRIMVQLFGSFHIDVKDIRGMGLQVSKLESTDTAKPGHERNSIRSWLTSASASTKEQHIIASLAKESANRDFGEQSIDVNQGWLSTDSTGPSVQIGTNLSNANVPLDQDSALPSIEDLDLGVVESLPPDLFAEINDMYGGKLNNMISKKKCQNVDVCNSLCSMLQGRVQVAINEVRESFGLDPDSANVISVEDKEDKYEVEKIHAEAVSGVEPSKAVISSSVPDKMDLMPSSLSQVDISVLQQLPEDLRVDVLGLLPAHRRPEGASFVALGATSKSESDKCPENQTGSINPILKKELWFGDPPEWVKKFKNSDCSVLRILADMYYKSGSTSCLSSILQRTLSDSKHFVNASSDAEEEAISCLCDLLQQYIELKIETDIEEVYVCFRLLRSRFTMRSEFVFQSYSLIYPRLQAFVRENYGGTLLISDGKD; translated from the exons ATGACATCCGGTTTCAGTTACATGGAGGTGAAGAATCGGAAATTACAGGAACAGTTTAATGCTGAAGCTTCGAGTTCTTCTAATTCTGGTTCAACTAGTGGGAAGCCTATTTTTCAAGGGGTTTCTATTTTTGTTGATGGATTTACTGTGCCATCTAGTCAG GAGCTGCGAGGGTATATGCTAAAGCATGGAGGACGATTTGAGAACTATTTTTCAAGGCATCATGTTACTCATATCATATGTAGTAACCTTCCAGACAGTAAAATCAAGAACCTGAG GTCCTTTAGTGGTGGATTACCAGTAGTGAAACCTTCATGGCTGATGGATTCTATTGCTGCAAATAAACTATTAAGCT GGGTTCCTTACCAATTGGACCAGATTGCTAGTGAAGCTCATAACCAACCAAAGATATCAGTTTTTTTTGCTTCAGAAAGCAGCCTAGTCTCCAAGGATTCTGAAACTTGTGTGACGGGTCAAATAAAACCTAAATTGGAGGATCCTTCTGCAAAATCTGGCACAATTAAGGAGACTAATTTATCTGAATCATGTGGATCCATGCAACACTCAGAACCAACAGGCAGGGAGTGGGATGACAGTGTGGGCAAGAATATTGCACGAGCAGTCACTCAGGGGCCGGTGTGCATTGAAAGAGAATGTAGTGAAGGGAAGTCTGATAAAGGAAGTGATGTTTGTACAATTGGTGGGAACACAGGAGAAATTCATGATCAAGCTAGCCCCTCTCAACCTTTTGTTTCAGTTAGCAGCTATATAACTAAAAGATCCACACGTCCAACAGTTGTTGAGCCTTCTAACTGGCATCGTTCAACTCTACACGACCccaattttgtagaaaattatttcaag AGCTCTAGGCTTCATTTCATTGGAACTTGGAGAAATCGGTATCGCAGACGTTTTCCCAGTTTTGGGTACACAAGTTCCAGCGTTAATGTTTCTACTCGAAGAACATCCATAATTCATGTGGACATG GACTGTTTTTTTGTCTCAGTGGTTATTAGAAAGCATTCGGAATTACAAGATAAGCCTGTTGCTATTTGCCATTCTGACAATCCGCGCGGAACAGCTGAAATTTCATCTGCAAACTACCCTGCTCGTGGTTACG GAGTACGGGCTGGAATGTTTCTTAGAGATGCCAAGGCTCTTTGTCCTCACCTTGTCATTTTTCCTTACAACTTTGAAGCATACGAGGAG GTGGCTGATCAGTTTTATAACATTCTACATAAGCATTGCAAAAGAGTGCAG GCTGTAAGCTGTGATGAAGCATTTTTGGATGTCACAGATGCTGAAGTTGAAGATCCTCAGTTTTTAGCATCAGTAATTAGAAAAGAGATCTTTGAAACTACAAGGTGCACTGCAAGTGCTGGAATTGCTGGTAATTTGCTTATGGCCCGCCTTGCCACTAGGGCTGCTAAACCAGATGGTCAACGCTACATCCCTCCTGAGATG GTGGATGATTACTTGCATGAACTTCCAATTAAGGAACTTCCAGGAATTGGGCATGTTTTAGAGGAGAAATTGATGAGGAGACATATTCAGACATGTGGCCAGTTGCGCAGGATTTCTAAG GAATCTCTTCAAAAGGAACTTGGGATAAAAACTGGTGATATGCTATGGAACTATTGTAGAGGGATTGATAATCGACTGGTTGGTGTAATCCAG GAAAGCAAGTCTATGGGTGCTGAAGTAAATTGGGGTGTGAGGTTTAATGATTTGAAAGAC TGTCATCATTTTCTCATGAACCTCTGCAAGGAGGTCTTGTTGCGCTTACAGGGATGTGCAGTACAAGGACGCAATTTTACCCTTAAG ATAAAGAAACGAAGAAGTGATGCTGAGGAGCCAGCGAAATATATGGGGTGTGGAGACTGTGAGAACTTGAGCCATTCCACAACG GTTCCTTTGGCTACTGATGATGAGGATGTGATCAGAAGAATAATGGTACAACTTTTTGGTTCCTTTCATATAG ATGTCAAGGATATCCGAGGCATGGGCTTGCAAGTTTCAAAACTTGAAAGTACGGATACTGCTAAGCCag GTCATGAAAGGAACTCTATTCGTTCTTGGCTCACTTCTGCCTCAGCAAGTACAAAAGAACAACATATAATTGCTTCTCTGGCCAAAGAGAGTGCCAATAGAG ATTTTGGGGAACAAAGTATTGATGTAAACCAAGGTTGGTTGTCCACTGATTCTACAGGACCTTCAGTTCAAATTGGGACTAATCTTTCAAATGCCAATGTGCCTTTAGATCAGGATTCAGCTCTACCGTCTATAGAAGATCTTGATCTGGGAGTAGTAGAAAGTCTGCCTCCAGATCTTTTTGCAGAAATTAATGATATGTATGGTGggaaattgaataatatgatttcaaaaaagaaatgcCAAAATGTTGACGTCTGCAATTCTCTATGTAGTATGTTGCAGGGAAGAGTACAAG ttGCAATAAATGAGGTTAGGGAATCCTTTGGCCTTGATCCGGACAGTGCCAATGTAATCTCAGTGGAGGATAAG GAAGACAAATATGAGGTTGAGAAAATTCATGCAGAGGCTGTTTCTGGAGTGGAACCTTCAAAGGCAGTCATTTCCAGTTCAGTTCCTGATAAAATGGATTTGATGCCTTCCTCTCTAAGCCAAGTAGATATTTCGGTGTTGCAACAACTTCCTGAAGACCTGAGAGTTGATGTACTGGGGTTGCTTCCTGCCCATAGGAGGCCAGAAGGTGCATCTTTTGTTGCTTTGGGTGCCACATCCAAATCTGAGTCAGATAAGTGTCCTGAGAATCAGACTGGGTCAATCAATCCTATTTTGAAGAAAGAACTTTGGTTTGGTGATCCACCAGAATGGGTTAAGAAGTTCAAGAATAGTGATTGCTCGGTGTTGAGAATTCTTGCAGACATGTATTACAAATCTGGATCAACTAGCTGCCTCTCTTCTATTTTGCAACGCACTCTTTCAGATTCTAAACATTTTGTGAATGCAAGTAGTGATGCAGAGGAGGAGGCTATTAGCTGCTTGTGCGATCTTCTCCAGCAATATATTGAACTAAAGATAGAAACAGATATTGAAGAGGTCTATGTTTGCTTTCGCCTTCTTAGAAG CAGGTTTACTATGAGGTCAGAATTTGTCTTTCAAAGTTACAGTCTTATCTATCCTCGCCTGCAG